The DNA segment GGTTATACGGTTCTGCACGCGGATGCCGGGCCGGTAAACGCCAGCGGGATTGTTACGTTCTTCAAACCGGCCACCGACATGGCGGCCGTTCATCAGCGGCTTCTGGACGCCCATATCGTCACCTCGCTGCGCTCCGATCGTCAGGGACAGCGTTACATCCGACTCTCGCCGCACTTCTACAATACGGACGCCGAACTTCAGCGCGTATTGGAACTGCTGTAAGCCGCCGGTGCGCCGGTGATCGGAAACTCTGAATCAGCCTGCCGGGCGGCAGATTATTTCAGTTCCTTGATTTGGAGATTGCGGAACCAGACGGTGCCGTGATCGCCTTGCAACAGGATCGGTCCGGGCTGGTCGTAATGGTGGTCCAACTCGCCGCCGGTGCCTTTCTTAATCTCGACGCGATCATGCGTCTTCACGCCGTTATGGATGACCGTGATGCGGTCGCCGATGATGGTGGCTTCGACGGATTGCCATTGGTCGCCCGGCTTGGAAACGAACTGGTCCGGCGCCTTGAAATTGTAGAGCGCACCGTTGCCGGTGTTGTTGGGTTTCCCGCTCGAATAGTCGCCCAGGATTTGGATTTCATAGCGGCCGCGC comes from the Verrucomicrobiia bacterium genome and includes:
- a CDS encoding DUF1080 domain-containing protein — protein: MKKTILAFTLSLAVLVTIQAADDAGYKPLFNGKDLSGWKLRDPNGHNSWKVENGILKNTVNQGEHGTDLLTDQKFQNFTVKYEYLVPNDSNSGFYLRGRYEIQILGDYSSGKPNNTGNGALYNFKAPDQFVSKPGDQWQSVEATIIGDRITVIHNGVKTHDRVEIKKGTGGELDHHYDQPGPILLQGDHGTVWFRNLQIKELK